One Channa argus isolate prfri chromosome 15, Channa argus male v1.0, whole genome shotgun sequence DNA segment encodes these proteins:
- the anapc2 gene encoding anaphase-promoting complex subunit 2, which produces MEEIVMESDSAEISGSAPQQGISEAWEIVTAALVSPECLVPEQNLSDSLALLCSQGLGRLLGVWLLETLQMRLSSCVVPEFWSSLKQPENELEERGRAWVLLTSFRTLLDRLEPFLGGLKSLGMWQEEGHGDLCGPGPRGLQERAFTIIRALLLFSPSPVLQERVLEFYSRTFSVYMNQEGEAEDGAEVTDSPEGAVCPGCAVPTQQCWCQDALKQLQELSHILSKLQLLEWVSSEAVTSILHKLIEQRMEQHCRGEYERSFLLEFQEWLELVLGWLSKVFASEVHTDSLVPAPSVPSAPSCLPVQVGQSGSSVLKQWRCHMHQFFCRIYVNMRIEELFSIIRDFPESKAAIEDLKFCLERTNQRQQLLTSLKSAFESRLLHPGVHTSDILTVYISAIKALRELDPSMVILQVACQPIRKYLRTREDTVRQIVAGLTGDAEGCSDLASELSRGDPVTLEMQDSDEEGNDPEDWTPDPTDAVPDKMGSKHRSSDIISLLVSIYGSKNIFIDEYRAVLADRLLHQLNYNTAREIRNVELLKLRFGESHMHYCEVMLKDMADSRRINSNIREEESRLSEEDQPPLSLSAIILSSEFWPQLKEEKLELPPVVCQAMEAYTHRYEKLKAMRTLSWKPHLGSVTLDVELEDRTLTNLNVSPIHAAIILHFQEKSSWTVEELSVKLGAPKELVHRKLALWQQHGVLREEAGGHYYVVETGSSKEKMERGMMLIDSDEERDSNTTTQSEQREEKLQLFWAYIQAMLTNLDSMTLERIHSMLRMFVATGPVITEMDINELEAFLQRKVREHQLLVSGDVYRLPKPN; this is translated from the exons aTGGAGGAAATTGTGATGGAGTCGGACTCTGCGGAAATTTCGGGATCCGCACCACAACAGGGGATTAGTGAAGCCTGGGAAATTGTCACTGCAGCTTTG GTTTCTCCTGAATGCTTGGTGCCAGAGCAGAACCTCTCAGACTCCTTGGCCCTGCTGTGCAGTCAGGGTCTGGGCCGACTGCTGGGTGTCTGGCTGCTGGAGACTCTGCAGATGCGTCTGTCCTCCTGTGTAGTTCCTGAGTTCTGGTCCAGCCTGAAGCAGCCAGAGAATGAGCTGGAGGAGAGAGGCAGGGCTTGGGTTCTCCTAACCTCATTTCGAACACTGTTGGACCGACTGGAACCTTTTTTGG GTGGTTTGAAAAGCCTGGGTATGTGGCAGGAGGAGGGCCACGGTGATCTCTGTGGCCCGGGGCCAAGGGGCCTCCAGGAGCGGGCCTTTACCATCATCAGGGCCCTACTCCTCTTCTCCCCTTCCCCTGTTCTGCAGGAGAGAGTGCTGGAGTTTTACAGCCGAACATTCTCTGTGTATATGAATCAGGAGGGGGAGGCTGAGGATGGGGCTGAGGTTACTGACAGTCCAGAAGGAGCAGTCTGCCCAGGGTGTGCGGTCCCAACACAACAGTGCTGGTGTCAGGACGCCCTGAAACAGCTACAGGAGCTCAGCCACATACT TTCCAAACTACAGCTGCTGGAGTGGGTCAGCTCGGAGGCCGTCACCTCCATCCTCCACAAGCTCATTGAGCAGAGAATGGAGCAGCACTGCCGTGGGGAGTACGAACGCTCCTTCCTGCTGGAGTTCCAGGAG TGGCTGGAACTGGTGCTGGGCTGGCTAAGCAAAGTGTTTGCAAGTGAGGTCCACACAGACAGTCTGGTACCTGCTCCCAGTGTCCCCAGTGCCCCCAGTTGTTTACCTGTCCAAGTTGGACAGTCTGGCAGCTCCGTCCTAAAGCAGTGGAGATGCCACATGCACCAGTTTTTTTGCAGAATTTATGTCAACATGAGGATTGAGGAACTGTTCAGCATCATTAGAG ATTTCCCAGAATCTAAAGCTGCTATTGAAGATCTTAAATTCTGTCTGGAACGGACCAATCAGAGACAGCAGCTCCTCACCTCATTAAAATCAGCTTTTGAAAGCCGCTTGCTGCACCCAG GTGTTCACACATCTGACATCCTCACTGTTTACATCTCCGCCATCAAGGCCCTCAGGGAGCTGGACCCATCCATGGTCATCCTGCAGGTTGCCTGCCAACCGATCCGCAAGTACCTCAG AACTCGGGAGGACACAGTGAGACAAATCGTTGCTGGGCTTACTGGAGATGCTGAGGGCTGCAGTGACTTGGCCTCAGAGTTGTCCAGAGGAGACCCGGTGACTTTGGAGATGCAGGACAGTGATGAAGAAGGCAATGACCCAGAAGACTGGACTCCAGATCCAACAGATGCTGTCCCAG ATAAAATGGGCTCCAAACATCGTTCGTCCGACATCATCAGCCTGCTGGTCAGCATCTATGGCAGTAAGAACATCTTCATTGATGAGTACAGAGCTGTACTGGCTGACAGACTGCTGCACCAACTCAACTATAACACAGCCAG GGAGATTCGTAATGTAGAGCTGCTGAAGCTCAGGTTTGGGGAGTCTCACATGCATTACTGCGAAGTCATGCTGAAG GACATGGCAGACTCTCGGAGAATCAACAGCAACATCCGAGAGGAGGAATCAAGGCTGAGCGAGGAGGATCAGCCCCCATTGTCACTGTCAGCCATCATCCTGTCCTCTGAATTTTGGCCTCAGCTGAaggaggagaagctggagctgcCTCCAGTTGTCTGTCAGGCCATGGAGGCCTACACTCACCGCTATGAGAAACTGAAG GCAATGAGGACTCTGAGCTGGAAGCCCCACCTGGGTTCAGTTACCCTAGATGTGGAGCTGGAGGATCGTACCCTGACTAACCTCAATGTCTCCCCGATCCACGCAGCCATCATCCTACACTTCCAGGAAAAAA GTTCGTGGACAGTGGAGGAGCTGAGCGTAAAACTGGGTGCCCCGAAAGAGTTGGTCCACAGGAAGCTAGCACTGTGGCAGCAGCATGGTGTGCTGAGGGAGGAGGCAGGAGGGCACTACTACGTGGTGGAGACAGGTTCGTCTAAAgagaagatggagagagggatGATGCTGATAGACAGTGACGAGGAGAGAGACTCCAACACGACCACCCAATCcgagcagagagaggagaagctTCAG cTGTTCTGGGCATACATCCAAGCCATGCTGACCAACCTGGACAGCATGACGTTGGAACGAATCCACTCAATGCTCCGGATGTTTGTCGCCACGGGACCTGTCATCACAGAAATGGACATCAACGAGCTGGAGGCCTTCCTGCAAAGGAAGGTCAGGGAGCATCAGCTGTTGGTCTCTGGAGACGTCTACAGACTGCCCAAACCCAACTGA
- the rnf25 gene encoding E3 ubiquitin-protein ligase RNF25 isoform X2 — MITQMSVISKLNTWGWEVSLVLYPSTAEDSVSQFVRLTLTLTLDVQYPLSSPAISIHNPRGLSDDKLNSVQKCLQLEAQSCLGSPVLYQLIEKAKEILTESNIPHGNCVICLYGFKEGETFTKTSCYHYFHSHCLGRYVSHSERELRQREKELEEDKTRDRTDYQEMAVVCPVCREPLSYNVEQLLSSPAPQLPELDEAEIGSNFQRKWCELQMLLERQRAKGGIIDLEVESNRFLIHINEVPSVSENGNLDVDVSASPAVPTASNVPCDETDVRADHFAPEVSHCRDDQEQRRQNQARGPRRGGRFRPQHWRAAPITEQFDKISLSSDCTVEPVKAKAQGDHSQQRQVNAEFCQSKTGREVCPEHSAMPVSPDDQPICKSDLEAECCKDTSAGSRGYRGRKRGPYRSVPHSGGPGSARYHWYGRASRSRGGANNLYSRGGGSHHGHGRGLQQKMVDRERGREEVL; from the exons ATGATAACTCAGATGTCAGTAATATCAAAACTAAACACGTG GGGCTGGGAAGTGAGCCTGGTGCTGTATCCATCCACAGCTGAGGACTCTGTGTCCCAGTTTGTCCGACTCACTCTGACATTGACCCTTGACGTGCAG TATCCGTTATCTTCTCCGGCCATTTCTATTCATAACCCACGGGGACTATCTGATGACAAGCTCAACAG TGTCCAAAAATGTCTTCAGTTGGAGGCTCAGTCCTGTCTGGGTTCACCAGTCTTATATCAGCTCATCGAG aaagcaaaagaaatcctgactgaaagcaATATTCCCCATGGAAATTGTGTCATTTGCCTCTATGGATTTAAG GAGGGAGAGACATTCACCAAGACAAGCTGCTACCACTACTTCCACTCCCACTGTCTTGGTCGCTACGTCAGTCACTCTGAAAGGGAGCTCCGCCAGAGGGAGAAGGAGTTGGAGGAGGACAAGACCCGAGACAGGACAGACTATCAG GAGATGGCTGTGGTGTGTCCAGTGTGTAGAGAACCTCTGTCGTACAATGTTGAACAGCTTCTCTCATCCCCTGCACCACAGCTGCCTGAG ctGGATGAAGCAGAAATCGGCTCCAATTTTCAGCGGAAGTGGTGTGAACTCCAGATGCTTTTGGAACGACAGCGAGCTAAAGGTGGAATAATTGACCTGGAGGTGGAATCAAATCGTTTTCTCATTCACATCAATGAG GTTCCGTCTGTCAGTGAAAACGGAAACCTGGATGTAGATGTCTCTGCTAGCCCCGCCGTACCCACTGCCTCTAATGTGCCCTGTGATGAAACTGATGTTAGAGCAGACCACTTTGCTCCTGAAGTCTCCCACTGTAGAGATGATCAGGAACAGAGGCGTCAAAACCAGGCGAGGGGGCCGAGGAGAGGGGGCAGATTCAGGCCACAACATTGGAGAGCTGCCCCTATCACAGAGCAGTTTGACAAAATCTCTCTGTCCTCGGACTGCACTGTAGAACCAGTAAAAGCCAAAGCTCAGGGTGATCATAGCCAACAAAGGCAAGTGAATGCAGAATTTTGTCAGTCAAAGACTGGCAGGGAGGTTTGCCCTGAGCACAGTGCGATGCCAGTTTCTCCAGATGATCAGCCAATATGCAAGTCAGATTTGGAAGCTGAATGCTGCAAAGATACCTCTGCAGGCAGCCGTGGTTATCGCGGGAGAAAAAGAGGCCCTTACCGATCTGTCCCACACAGCGGGGGCCCCGGTTCTGCACGATACCACTGGTATGGACGAGCTTCAAGAAGTCGTGGAGGGGCAAATAACCTGTACAGCAGAGGAGGTGGCTCTCATCATGGCCATGGCAGAGGCCTCCAACAGAAGATggtagacagagagaggggaagggAGGAGGTGTTATGA
- the si:dkey-16l2.16 gene encoding ras-related protein Rab-35 isoform X1: MAGKDYNHLFKLLIIGDSNVGKSSLLLRFADNSFSGSYITTIGVDFKIRTVDIEGERVKLQIWDTAGQERFRTITSTYYRNTHGVIIVYDVTNPESFVNVKRWLNEISQNCDNVCKILVGNKNDDPARRQVDTQDALRFGESVGVRVFETSAKENINVEEMFMAFTRMVLRAKKQSQNRAEREREREKDTVNINAQRDRDRRKKGKKCC, from the exons ATGGCAGGGAAAGACTACAATCATCTCTTTAAGCTGCTCATCATTGGAGACTCCA ATGTGGGGAAAAGCAGTCTTTTGCTCCGCTTTGCAGACAACTCCTTCTCAG GCAGCTACATCACCACCATTGGTGTTGACTTTAAGATTCGAACAGTAGACATTGAGGGAGAGCGGGTAAAGCTGCAGATCTGGGACACAGCTGGGCAGGAGAGATTCAGAACTATCACATCAAC ATACTATAGAAACACCCACGGTGTCATTATTGTTTACGATGTGACAAATCCAGaatcatttgtaaatgtgaaaagGTGGTTAAATGAAATCTCCCAGAACTGTGACAATGTCTGCAAGATACTGG tggGAAACAAAAATGATGACCCTGCTAGAAGACAGGTGGATACCCAGGATGCTTTGCGTTTTGGGGAATCGGTTGGTGTTCGGGTCTTTGAGACTAGTGCCAAAGAGAACATAAATGTCGAAGAG ATGTTCATGGCCTTCACCCGCATGGTACTCCGGGCCAAGAAGCAGAGCCAAAACAGAGCTGAGAGGGAACGAGAGCGGGAGAAGGACACCGTCAACATCAATGCCCAAAGAGATAGAGACCGcaggaagaaaggaaagaaatgctgctga
- the si:dkey-16l2.16 gene encoding ras-related protein Rab-35 isoform X2: MNVGKSSLLLRFADNSFSGSYITTIGVDFKIRTVDIEGERVKLQIWDTAGQERFRTITSTYYRNTHGVIIVYDVTNPESFVNVKRWLNEISQNCDNVCKILVGNKNDDPARRQVDTQDALRFGESVGVRVFETSAKENINVEEMFMAFTRMVLRAKKQSQNRAEREREREKDTVNINAQRDRDRRKKGKKCC; the protein is encoded by the exons ATGTGGGGAAAAGCAGTCTTTTGCTCCGCTTTGCAGACAACTCCTTCTCAG GCAGCTACATCACCACCATTGGTGTTGACTTTAAGATTCGAACAGTAGACATTGAGGGAGAGCGGGTAAAGCTGCAGATCTGGGACACAGCTGGGCAGGAGAGATTCAGAACTATCACATCAAC ATACTATAGAAACACCCACGGTGTCATTATTGTTTACGATGTGACAAATCCAGaatcatttgtaaatgtgaaaagGTGGTTAAATGAAATCTCCCAGAACTGTGACAATGTCTGCAAGATACTGG tggGAAACAAAAATGATGACCCTGCTAGAAGACAGGTGGATACCCAGGATGCTTTGCGTTTTGGGGAATCGGTTGGTGTTCGGGTCTTTGAGACTAGTGCCAAAGAGAACATAAATGTCGAAGAG ATGTTCATGGCCTTCACCCGCATGGTACTCCGGGCCAAGAAGCAGAGCCAAAACAGAGCTGAGAGGGAACGAGAGCGGGAGAAGGACACCGTCAACATCAATGCCCAAAGAGATAGAGACCGcaggaagaaaggaaagaaatgctgctga
- the kat8 gene encoding histone acetyltransferase KAT8 isoform X2 — protein sequence MTGGTNFHRSFNNNKDPESEMDVDMDSTHMESERGELDSNIPAACSSNGSGGEEDEAEAIGRTREAGGPGSQHTPSGGGVLGREQEVSVEIGETYLCQRADKTWHTAEVIQSRLNEQEGREEFYVHYVGFNRRLDEWVGKSRLALTKTVKDAVRKSTEIGGVGDLGDQPERKITRNQKRKHDEINHVQKTYAEMDPTTAALEKEHEAITKVKYVDKIQIGNFEIDAWYFSPFPEDYGKQPKLWICEYCLKYMKYEKTFRHHLSHCQWKQPPGKEIYRRSNISVYEVDGRDHKIYCQNLCLLAKLFLDHKTLYFDVEPFIFYILTEVNKQGAHIVGYFSKEKESPDGNNVACILTLPPYQRRGYGKFLIAFRKSGAFSVTTHLKTMCQASKIGQRL from the exons ATGACCGGCGGGACCAACTTTCACAGGAGCTTTAATAACAATAAGGACCCAGAATCTGAAATGGACGTAGACATGGATTCGACTCATATGGAAAGTGAGCGGGGAGAACTGGACAGTAATATTCCGGCTGCGTGTTCTTCCAACGGCAGTGGCGGGGAAGAAGACGAGGCAGAGGCCATCGGCCGTACGAGGGAAGCCGGGGGGCCTGGTAGTCAGCACACCCCGAGCGGAGGAGGCGTGCTCGGCAGGGAGCAGGAGGTGTCCGTCGAAATTGGAGAGACATATTTATGTCAAAGAGCCGACAAAACATGGC ACACAGCAGAGGTTATTCAGTCCCGACTGAATGAGCAGGAGGGCAGAGAGGAGTTCTACGTTCACTATGTAGGAT TCAACAGACGCCTGGATGAGTGGGTGGGTAAGTCTCGTCTGGCACTTACCAAGACAGTCAAGGATGCTGTGAGAAAGAGCACAGAGATTGGAGGTGTTGGAGATTTGGGTGACCAGCCTGAAAGGAAGATTACCCGCAACCAGAAGCGAAAGCACGATGAGATCAACCATGTACAGAAG ACATATGCAGAGATGGACCCAACAACAGCTGCACTTGAGAAGGAGCATGAAgcg ATCACCAAAGTGAAATATGTCGATAAGATCCAGATTGGAAACTTTGAAATTGATGCATGGTACTTCTCACCGTTTCCAGAAGACTATGGCAAGCAGCCCAAACTGTGGATCTGTGAATACTGCCTTAAATACATGAAGTATGAGAAGACATTCAGACATCATCTG TCCCACTGTCAGTGGAAACAGCCTCCAGGAAAAGAAATCTACAGAAGGAGCAACATATCAGTGTATGAAGTGGATGGACGGGACCACAAG ATCTATTGTCAGAATCTTTGTCTACTAGCAAAACTATTTCTTGATCACAAGACACTATATTTTGATGTGGAgccatttatattttacattctcACTGAAGTCAACAAACAGGGAGCACACATTGTGGGCTATTTCTCCAAA gagaaaGAGTCTCCAGATGGAAATAATGTGGCATGTATCCTCACACTTCCACCTTACCAACGCAGAGGCTATGGAAAGTTCCTCATAGCTTTCA gaAAGTCAGGAGCATTTTCTGTtactacacatttaaaaactatgtgccaggcttccaaaataggTCAGAG
- the rnf25 gene encoding E3 ubiquitin-protein ligase RNF25 isoform X1, which produces MAAECDVLSEIEVLQSIYLDELVVNKREDGGWEVSLVLYPSTAEDSVSQFVRLTLTLTLDVQYPLSSPAISIHNPRGLSDDKLNSVQKCLQLEAQSCLGSPVLYQLIEKAKEILTESNIPHGNCVICLYGFKEGETFTKTSCYHYFHSHCLGRYVSHSERELRQREKELEEDKTRDRTDYQEMAVVCPVCREPLSYNVEQLLSSPAPQLPELDEAEIGSNFQRKWCELQMLLERQRAKGGIIDLEVESNRFLIHINEVPSVSENGNLDVDVSASPAVPTASNVPCDETDVRADHFAPEVSHCRDDQEQRRQNQARGPRRGGRFRPQHWRAAPITEQFDKISLSSDCTVEPVKAKAQGDHSQQRQVNAEFCQSKTGREVCPEHSAMPVSPDDQPICKSDLEAECCKDTSAGSRGYRGRKRGPYRSVPHSGGPGSARYHWYGRASRSRGGANNLYSRGGGSHHGHGRGLQQKMVDRERGREEVL; this is translated from the exons ATGGCAGCGGAGTGCGA TGTGCTGTCAGAAATCGAGGTTCTGCAGTCCATCTACTTGGATGAACTGGTCGTCAACAAGAGAGAGGACGG GGGCTGGGAAGTGAGCCTGGTGCTGTATCCATCCACAGCTGAGGACTCTGTGTCCCAGTTTGTCCGACTCACTCTGACATTGACCCTTGACGTGCAG TATCCGTTATCTTCTCCGGCCATTTCTATTCATAACCCACGGGGACTATCTGATGACAAGCTCAACAG TGTCCAAAAATGTCTTCAGTTGGAGGCTCAGTCCTGTCTGGGTTCACCAGTCTTATATCAGCTCATCGAG aaagcaaaagaaatcctgactgaaagcaATATTCCCCATGGAAATTGTGTCATTTGCCTCTATGGATTTAAG GAGGGAGAGACATTCACCAAGACAAGCTGCTACCACTACTTCCACTCCCACTGTCTTGGTCGCTACGTCAGTCACTCTGAAAGGGAGCTCCGCCAGAGGGAGAAGGAGTTGGAGGAGGACAAGACCCGAGACAGGACAGACTATCAG GAGATGGCTGTGGTGTGTCCAGTGTGTAGAGAACCTCTGTCGTACAATGTTGAACAGCTTCTCTCATCCCCTGCACCACAGCTGCCTGAG ctGGATGAAGCAGAAATCGGCTCCAATTTTCAGCGGAAGTGGTGTGAACTCCAGATGCTTTTGGAACGACAGCGAGCTAAAGGTGGAATAATTGACCTGGAGGTGGAATCAAATCGTTTTCTCATTCACATCAATGAG GTTCCGTCTGTCAGTGAAAACGGAAACCTGGATGTAGATGTCTCTGCTAGCCCCGCCGTACCCACTGCCTCTAATGTGCCCTGTGATGAAACTGATGTTAGAGCAGACCACTTTGCTCCTGAAGTCTCCCACTGTAGAGATGATCAGGAACAGAGGCGTCAAAACCAGGCGAGGGGGCCGAGGAGAGGGGGCAGATTCAGGCCACAACATTGGAGAGCTGCCCCTATCACAGAGCAGTTTGACAAAATCTCTCTGTCCTCGGACTGCACTGTAGAACCAGTAAAAGCCAAAGCTCAGGGTGATCATAGCCAACAAAGGCAAGTGAATGCAGAATTTTGTCAGTCAAAGACTGGCAGGGAGGTTTGCCCTGAGCACAGTGCGATGCCAGTTTCTCCAGATGATCAGCCAATATGCAAGTCAGATTTGGAAGCTGAATGCTGCAAAGATACCTCTGCAGGCAGCCGTGGTTATCGCGGGAGAAAAAGAGGCCCTTACCGATCTGTCCCACACAGCGGGGGCCCCGGTTCTGCACGATACCACTGGTATGGACGAGCTTCAAGAAGTCGTGGAGGGGCAAATAACCTGTACAGCAGAGGAGGTGGCTCTCATCATGGCCATGGCAGAGGCCTCCAACAGAAGATggtagacagagagaggggaagggAGGAGGTGTTATGA